In Embleya scabrispora, the DNA window CGGGGACGGTCGCGCCCGTGGTCGGGTCGACCACCTTGATCTCCAGGTGCGGGTGGACCCGGCCGACCGTACCGACCCGGCGCTCCAGCGAGTCGTCGCGGCGGGTCTGGGTGGACACCGGCGAGGTCTCGGTCATCCCGTAGCAGATGGTCACCTCGGCCATGCCCATCCGGTCGATCACCCGCTTCATCACCTCCACCGGACACGGTGAACCGGCCATCACGCCGGTGCGCAGCGAGGAGAGGTCGTACTTGCCCGCCTCGAAGTCCGGCAGGGCGAGTTCGGCGATGAACATGGTCGGCACGCCGTACAGGACCGTGCAGCGCTCCTCGTGCACGGCGCGCAGCGTGGCGGCCGGGTCGAACAGCGCGGCCGGGATCACCATGCACGCGCCGTGGCTGGTCGCGCCGAGATTGCCCATCACCATGCCGAAGCAGTGGTAGAAGGGCACCGGCAGGCATACCCGGTCGGCGGCGGTCCAGCCCTGGATCTCGGCGACCAGGAAGCCGTTGCCGAGGATGTTGCGGTGGGAGAGCGTGGCGCCTTTCGGGAAGCCGGTGGTGCCGGAGGTGTACTGGATGTTGATCGGATCCTCGGGCCGCAGCGTGGCCTCGCGGGCGCGCAACCGGTCGAGCGAGACGTCGGCGCCCTCGGCGAGCAGGGCGGGCCAGTCCGGAGTGCCGATGTGCACGACGCGTTCCAGGTCCGGGCAGGTGGGGCGGACCTCGGCGACCATCGCGGGGTAGTCGCTGGTCTTCACGCGCGAGGCGGCGATCAGGAGTCTGGTGCCGGATTGGGCGAGCGCGTATTCGATCTCGTGCACCCGGTAGGCCGGGTTGAGGTTGACCAGGATCGCGCCGACGCGGGCGGCGGCGTACTGGACGAGGGTCCATTCCGCGCAGTTGGGCGACCAGATGCCGACGCGGTCGCCCGCCTCGATGCCGACGCCGATCAGGGCGCGGGCGAAGTCGTCGACGGCGGTGTCGAACTCGGCATACGTCCAGCGCCGGCCGCTCGCGCATTCGACGAGGGCGTCGTGGGCCGGGTACGCGGCGGCGATCCGGGCCAGGTTGGCACCGATGGTCTCGTGGGGGAGGGGCGGCGTGCGCTCTCCCTGGCGGGAGGACGGGGGGATCTCGGCCTGTGGCGGGGCGGGCACGGGGGTGGTCATCGCGGGTCACCTGCCTGGACGGGGTGGGTGGCGGGGCCGGGTTTTCGGTGCGGGACGGCTGTGTGGTCGCGACGGTAGGTGGGGGCGGGTGTGGGCGGCGAGCGCAGTACCCCCGAATGGGGGTGATGCCGGGCGGGGCTCGGCAGTACGGTGCCCGGGCGTGGTGTGGGTGTGCCCGGGACGGGTACGACGCGAGCCTGAGTGTGGGGAGGGGCCATGGGCGGACCGGCGGGCTCGGTCGAGGATCCGTTGGCGCGGGCCGTCGAGCGGTTTCGGGCGCGGACCGGGGTGGACGTGGCATTCGCCGGGCCGTGTCCGAGTACGGCGGACCGGTTGGTGATCTCGTACCTGAGCGGCACCTCGACGCGCGTGCTGGCCGGGTTGACGGTGGTCGCCGGGAGCGGGGTCGGCGGCAAGGCGATGACCACACGGCGGCCGGTGCGGGT includes these proteins:
- a CDS encoding AMP-binding protein; translated protein: MTTPVPAPPQAEIPPSSRQGERTPPLPHETIGANLARIAAAYPAHDALVECASGRRWTYAEFDTAVDDFARALIGVGIEAGDRVGIWSPNCAEWTLVQYAAARVGAILVNLNPAYRVHEIEYALAQSGTRLLIAASRVKTSDYPAMVAEVRPTCPDLERVVHIGTPDWPALLAEGADVSLDRLRAREATLRPEDPINIQYTSGTTGFPKGATLSHRNILGNGFLVAEIQGWTAADRVCLPVPFYHCFGMVMGNLGATSHGACMVIPAALFDPAATLRAVHEERCTVLYGVPTMFIAELALPDFEAGKYDLSSLRTGVMAGSPCPVEVMKRVIDRMGMAEVTICYGMTETSPVSTQTRRDDSLERRVGTVGRVHPHLEIKVVDPTTGATVPEGSPGEFCTRGYSVMLGYWRDPERTAEVIDADGWMHTGDLATMDADGYVSIVGRIKDMVIRGGENVYPREIEEFLYAHPDIEDVQVVGVPDARYGEELMAWIKLRSGAPELTADALREFCTGRLAHYKIPRYVHLVDAFPMTVTGKIRKIEMRERSLELLTQPPPGP